One segment of Labrus mixtus chromosome 10, fLabMix1.1, whole genome shotgun sequence DNA contains the following:
- the npas4a gene encoding neuronal PAS domain-containing protein 4A — protein MYRSTKGASKARRDQINAEIRNLKDLLPISDADKARLSYLHIMSLACMYTRKSVFFNQEAGAAGGVEESARFLSFHELSELMQALPGFLMLLTGEGKLLYLSDSVSEHLGHSMVDLVAQGDSVYDIIDASDHFIMRSNLTASTSLEIDHLFRCRFNTSKSVRRQSAGNKLVLIRARRLSPPSSSPAASSYWTSNPVWVCFCSPLEPHPTRSGAERDSSSTPPLAETNLFLACFYSQHSRDMRLQAAQNSVSTYLGFDVTALRSRSWYSLLHPQDLSHASAQHRSLLREGGEGRAEMVVRLQAQDQTWVWIYMVLQLQPGEIPISSNNYVISESEAWSVRHQLSSEQTQLTLVLSAGTSQQEGLSLQSPETLSSPDQVFTPGSSGLSGQSFDFSTAGCSVGSSDEPGSSAAEAMQVEGDPRSSISSMEEESFFQQHLPENPSTASSPTPVTVETVADLDFLTQNILLPPSFQLDPPLPSLPLPLPPVPTTQAQQTKEFVCTPPYTPHIAGAAFPFGEPLFSFDPTGTTTPPPSATTACATTSIAPSVSPSAPPTTASSPAPPTTLSAKLPLALPISSSDFLFSIEPCSGSLYEKLPPTPDSPGDGDCTLMTLPEVRGPLYVDVPLGPLQCPPEGLLTPEASPGKQPCLSFFSLEREREKERAEISLLAQHISSLAEGFYLDPLLSKLSPPSMSPSSSPPSPFLSLPTDTTDVDSVHVLREFYPIKAWRGLDIPIFLDDDESLFEESVLETLLQDDFTPPQPTSFPSPSPSPIPNSSSPTSPQTPVCWHQPSQFEGVGHFCSVQSARCNSMAGCGATVAAEAGAKAEGEGLAEEAMEIEVVSSPVSSCSSIPASPPLILTASPGPATSSPIVSPSPAVSCTQSLLEELAVLEPMFGAGASIAPGLGQQPELYQLQCHPSPQCFHKDGSGSVPPF, from the exons ATGTACCGCTCGACCAAAGGAGCATCCAAGGCTCGACGGGACCAGATCAACGCCGAGATCCGGAACCTGAAGGACTTGTTGCCAATCTCCGATGCAGATAAAGCGCGGCTGTCATACCTGCACATCATGTCGCTTGCCTGCATGTACACCAGGAAATCCGTCTTTTTCAATCAAG AAGCGGGAGCTGCTGGTGGTGTAGAGGAGAGCGCCAGGTTTCTGTCTTTCCACGAGTTGTCGGAGTTGATGCAGGCGCTGCCGGGCTTTTTGATGCTGCTGACGGGGGAAGGAAAGCTCCTGTACCTGTCAGACAGCGTCTCTGAGCATCTCGGACACTCCATG GTGGACCTTGTGGCACAGGGGGACAGCGTGTATGATATCATTGACGCTTCAGACCACTTTATCATGAGGAGCAACCTGACAGCATCCACGTCACTTGAGATTG ATCATCTCTTCCGCTGCCGTTTCAACACTTCCAAGTCTGTGCGGAGGCAGAGTGCTGGGAACAAGCTGGTCCTGATCCGAGCACGCcgcctctctcccccctcttcttctcctgccgCAAGCTCCTACTGGACCTCCAACCCGGTCTGGGTGTGTTTCTGCTCCCCTCTGGAGCCTCATCCGACCCGCTCCGGGGCAGAGAGGGATtcatcctctacacctcctctagcTGAGACTAACCTCTTCCTGGCCTGCTTCTACTCCCAGCACAGCCGGGACATGCGACTGCAGGCCGCACAGAACAG tgtgagcacataTCTTGGCTTTGATGTGACAGCTTTACGCTCGCGCTCCTGGTACAGCCTCCTCCACCCACAGGATCTGTCACATGCCTCCGCTCAGCACCGCAGCCTAT tgagagagggaggagaaggcaGGGCTGAGATGGTAGTGCGCTTGCAGGCTCAGGACCAGACTTGGGTTTGGATCTACATGGTGCTACAGCTGCAGCCTGGAGAAATCCCCATCAGCAGCAACAATTATGTCATCAG cGAGTCAGAGGCCTGGTCGGTGCGCCATCAGCTAAGCTCAGAACAGACCCAGCTGACACTGGTCCTGAGTGCTGGAACCTCTCAGCAGGAGGGTCTGAGCCTCCAGTCTCCAGAGACCCTGTCCAGTCCAGACCAGGTCTTCACCCCGGGCAGCAGTGGCCTTTCTGGCCAGTCCTTCGACTTCAGCACCGCGGGCTGCAGCGTAGGCTCCTCTGATGAACCTGGGAGCTCTGCTGCTGAGGCCATGCAGGTGGAGGGAGACCCCCGCTCCAGCATCTCCTCTATGGAGGAGGAAAGCTTCTTTCAGCAGCACCTGCCAGAGAACCCCTCCACTGCCTCCTCCCCCACCCCGGTCACTGTTGAGACAGTAGCAGACTTAGACTTTTTAACTCAGAACATCCTCTTACCGCCATCCTTCCAGCTCGaccctcccctcccttctctccccctGCCCCTCCCCCCAGTGCCCACCACACAGGCTCAGCAGACCAAAGAGTTTGTGTGCACACCCCCCTACACCCCCCACATTGCAGGGGCAGCCTTCCCGTTCGGTGAACCCCTCTTCAGCTTCGACCCCACTGGCACTACCACCCCTCCACCCTCTGCTACAACAGCCTGTGCCACCACCTCCATTGCCCCTTCAGTGTCACCCTCAGCCCCACCAACCACTGCCTCCAGCCCTGCACCCCCCACCACGCTGTCTGCTAAACTCCCCCTCGCTCTTCCCATTTCATCCAGTGACTTCCTATTTTCTATCGAGCCTTGCAGTGGCTCTCTCTATGAGAAACTGCCCCCTACCCCCGACAGCCCAGGAGATGGAGACTGCACATTGATGACCCTACCTGAAGTACGGGGTCCGCTCTATGTGGACGTACCACTGGGGCCCCTCCAGTGTCCCCCTGAGGGCCTCCTCACCCCCGAGGCCTCTCCTGGTAAACAGCCctgcctctctttcttctcactggagagagagcgggagaagGAACGGGCGGAGATCTCCCTCTTAGCTCAGCACATCAGCTCTCTGGCAGAGGGGTTCTACCTGGATCCCCTCCTGTCCAAACTTTCTCCTCCCTCAatgtccccctcctcctcccctccctcccccttcctGTCTCTTCCCACAGACACCACAGATGTCGATTCAGTTCACGTGCTTAGGGAGTTTTATCCCATTAAAGCATGGCGAGGTCTGGACATTCCCATCTTCCTTGATGACGATGAATCTCTGTTTGAAGAGAGCGTCCTAGAAACCCTCCTCCAAGATGACTTCACTCCTCCTCAGCCCACCAGctttccctccccctccccctcccctatACCAAATTCCTCAAGCCCGACCTCTCCGCAGACCCCTGTGTGCTGGCACCAACCCTCCCAGTTTGAGGGAGTGGGCCACTTCTGTAGCGTCCAATCGGCGCGTTGTAACTCCATGGCCGGGTGTGGGGCGACTGTGGCGGCTGAGGCCGGGGCCAAAGCGGAAGGGGAGGGGCTAGCGGAGGAAGCCATGGAGATTGAGGTGGTGTCATCTCCtgtgtcctcctgctcctccatcccggcttcccctcctctcatcctcaCTGCCTCCCCTGGCCCCGCCACCTCCTCGCCCATTGTCTCGCCCTCACCCGCTGTGTCTTGCACTCAGTCCCTCCTGGAGGAACTGGCCGTCCTGGAACCCATGTTTGGGGCAGGTGCCTCGATCGCCCCTGGCTTAGGGCAACAACCTGAGTTGTATCAACTCCAATGTCATCCATCGCCACAGTGCTTCCACAAAG ATGGGAGTGGAAGTGTTCCTCCGTTCTAA